The Amblyomma americanum isolate KBUSLIRL-KWMA chromosome 6, ASM5285725v1, whole genome shotgun sequence genome has a window encoding:
- the LOC144094430 gene encoding uncharacterized protein LOC144094430, giving the protein MSRLGRIDEYDPKVQNFDSYLERFEHFVSANEVSEAKKLSVFLTVHGAEAYEVLKNLVVPALPGEKTFAEIKILLKNHYSPQTSVIAERCRFNRRVQLEQESVEDFVLELKHLARKCNFGDFLQDALRDRLVAGIRNEETQRALFTTDGLTFQGACKIALDRELATQQAALLQQRGRSEALNAVGTHERCDRKTKDSTRGKSQKQKCSRCGKAHTSDSCWYKRYKCRRCSKVGHLQNMCQASREELKAHLVSESSEEESTLYSCDATPSKKSYVVSVNVEGHDLPMQVDTGAAVTVVPESLYAAKVSHVKQELA; this is encoded by the exons ATGTCGCGTCTTGGCAGAATCGATGAATACGACCCCAAGGTCCAGAATTTTGATTCTTACTTGGAACGGTTTGAACATTTCGTCAGCGCCAATGAGGTCTCGGAAGCAAAGAAACTGTCAGTTTTTCTAACAGTACATGGCGCAGAGGCGTATGAAGTCCTCAAGAACCTGGTAGTTCCAGCGCTTCCCGGTGAAAAGACATTCGCTGAAATCAAGATTCTGCTGAAGAATCACTACAGCCCGCAAACTTCAGTCATTGCTGAAAGGTGCAGGTTTAACCGCCGAGTTCAACTGGAGCAAGAGAGCGTAGAAGATTTCGTTCTGGAGTTAAAACACCTTGCTCGGAAGTGCAATTTCGGAGACTTTCTGCAGGATGCCTTGCGAGACAGACTGGTAGCAGGCATTCGCAATGAGGAAACTCAAAGAGCTCTGTTCACCACGGACGGCTTAACATTTCAAGGCGCATGCAAAATTGCGCTGGATAGGGAGTTGGCCACACAGCAGGCCGCGCTATTGCAACAAAGAGGTCGCAGTGAGGCACTCAACGCGGTGGGAACGCACGAGAGGTGCGACCGAAAGACAAAAGACTCAACGCGAGGAAAAAGTCAAAAACAGAAGTGTAGCCGCTGTGGCAAGGCGCATACTTCAGACAGCTGTTGGTACAAGAGGTACAAGTGCAGACGGTGCTCGAAAGTGGGTCATCTTCAAAATATGTGCCAGGCAAGCCGTGAAGAACTAAAAGCGCATCTAGTATCCGAGTCATCGGAAGAGGAGTCCACGTTATACAGTTGCGACGCTACGCCTTCTAAGAAGAGCTATGTTGTGTCTGTGAATGTTGAAGGCCACGACCTGCCAATGCAGGTTGACACCGGTGCTGCTGTGACTGTTGTGCCGGAAAGCTTGTACGCCGCTAAGGTGTCGCATGTCAA GCAGGAGCTGGCTTGA